The Bacillus vallismortis genome window below encodes:
- a CDS encoding glycerate kinase has protein sequence MKIIIAPDSFKESLSALDAADAIERGFKSVFPNADYRKMPMADGGEGTVQSLVDATNGWIKEQVVTGPLGEPVKAFFGMMGDGKTAVIEMAAASGLHLVPVERRNPLVTTTRGTGELMAAALDAGAERLIIGIGGSATNDGGAGMIQALGGRLLDESGREIGFGGGALSQLASLDISELDSRLENVKLEVACDVDNPLIGPKGAAAVFGPQKGATDDMVEVLDQNLTHFADVAEKALGTACREIKGAGAAGGLGWGLLAFLHADLKRGIDIVLAAVDFEDEVQDADLVITGEGRIDSQTIYGKTPIGVAKAAKSYDVPVIGIAGSVSRDSDAVYQHGIDALFSIVPGAVPLEDAFEHAAEYMERTARDIAASIKLAKTMFLI, from the coding sequence ATGAAAATCATCATTGCACCTGATTCTTTTAAGGAAAGCTTATCAGCTTTGGATGCCGCTGACGCGATAGAAAGAGGTTTCAAATCGGTTTTTCCGAATGCCGATTACAGAAAAATGCCGATGGCGGATGGCGGTGAGGGCACCGTTCAGTCTCTGGTTGATGCCACAAACGGATGGATCAAAGAACAGGTTGTCACGGGGCCGCTGGGAGAACCGGTGAAAGCGTTTTTTGGCATGATGGGAGATGGGAAAACAGCTGTGATTGAAATGGCAGCCGCTTCAGGGCTTCATCTCGTGCCTGTTGAAAGGCGCAATCCGCTCGTCACGACAACAAGGGGGACGGGAGAATTAATGGCAGCCGCTCTTGACGCGGGCGCAGAGCGTTTGATCATCGGGATCGGCGGAAGCGCAACGAATGACGGAGGAGCCGGGATGATTCAAGCATTGGGCGGAAGGCTTCTTGATGAATCAGGTCGTGAGATCGGGTTCGGAGGCGGCGCGTTATCTCAGCTCGCATCACTCGATATCAGCGAGCTTGATTCCAGATTGGAGAATGTCAAACTGGAGGTCGCCTGCGACGTGGACAATCCGTTAATCGGGCCAAAAGGAGCTGCGGCTGTCTTCGGGCCGCAAAAAGGCGCGACAGACGACATGGTGGAAGTGCTGGACCAGAACCTAACCCATTTCGCGGATGTGGCAGAAAAAGCGCTCGGAACAGCCTGCAGGGAAATAAAGGGCGCCGGCGCAGCGGGCGGTCTTGGGTGGGGGCTGCTGGCTTTTCTGCATGCTGATTTGAAAAGAGGCATTGATATTGTGCTTGCAGCGGTTGATTTTGAAGATGAAGTTCAGGATGCGGATCTTGTGATTACCGGTGAGGGGCGGATTGACAGCCAAACGATTTATGGGAAAACACCGATCGGCGTGGCCAAAGCGGCTAAATCATACGATGTGCCCGTCATCGGCATAGCGGGATCGGTATCACGAGACAGTGATGCCGTCTATCAGCACGGAATTGATGCGCTTTTCAGCATCGTTCCCGGCGCCGTGCCTCTTGAAGACGCGTTTGAACATGCCGCAGAATACATGGAAAGAACGGCTCGGGACATTGCAGCATCCATCAAATTGGCGAAAACGATGTTTCTGATATAG
- the gntR gene encoding gluconate operon transcriptional repressor GntR, with the protein MLDSKDLLYPAKWLSKASTGVRVAYELRMRIISGLIESGTILSENTIAAEFSVSRSPVREALKILASEKIIRLERMGAVAIGLTEKEITEIYDVRLLLETFVFERLVKIDIEPLVKDLSKILEMMKVSIKYEDVDEFSFQDVLFHETIIRAIDHSYIQMIWNNLKPVMESFILLSMRARLKEKHEDFTRILDNHELYIQAIKAKDRALMIQSLHQNFDDVQEKVEDLWLSQQMLAKGAEHNND; encoded by the coding sequence ATGCTAGACTCCAAAGACCTGTTGTATCCCGCAAAATGGCTCTCAAAAGCGTCAACTGGTGTTCGTGTCGCATACGAGCTGAGGATGCGGATCATTTCAGGCCTGATTGAAAGCGGTACCATTTTGTCAGAAAATACGATTGCCGCCGAGTTTTCCGTAAGCCGTTCGCCGGTTCGCGAAGCGTTAAAAATACTCGCATCCGAAAAAATCATCCGCTTAGAACGAATGGGGGCGGTTGCAATTGGGTTAACTGAGAAGGAAATCACGGAAATTTATGATGTGCGTTTACTATTAGAAACATTTGTCTTTGAACGGCTTGTCAAAATCGACATTGAGCCCTTAGTCAAGGACCTCAGCAAAATACTTGAAATGATGAAAGTCTCCATCAAATACGAGGACGTAGATGAATTTTCATTTCAAGACGTGCTGTTTCATGAAACGATTATCCGTGCGATCGACCATTCATACATTCAGATGATCTGGAACAATCTAAAACCCGTTATGGAAAGCTTTATTCTTTTATCAATGCGGGCACGATTAAAAGAAAAACACGAGGATTTCACAAGGATTTTAGATAACCATGAGCTTTATATTCAGGCCATTAAAGCAAAAGACAGGGCACTGATGATTCAGTCTCTTCACCAAAATTTTGATGATGTGCAAGAAAAGGTAGAAGACCTGTGGCTCTCACAACAAATGCTGGCAAAAGGAGCTGAACACAATAATGACTAG
- the gntK gene encoding gluconokinase yields the protein MTSYMLGIDIGTTSTKAVLFSENGDVVQKESIGYPLYTPDISTAEQDPEAIFQAVIQTTARITKQHPQKQISFISFSSAMHSVIAIDENDQPLTPCITWADNRSEGWAHKIKDELNGHEVYKRTGTPIHPMSPLSKITWITNEQKEIASKVKKYIGIKEYIFKQLFNEYVIDYSMASATGMMNLKSLDWDEEALRIAGITPDHLSKLVPTTEIFQHCSPKLAIQMGIDPETPFVIGASDGVLSNLGVNAVKKGEIAVTIGTSGAIRTIIDQPQTDEKGRIFCYALTDKHWVIGGPVNNGGIVLRWIRDEFASSEIETATRLGIDPYDVLTKIAQRVRPGSDGLLFHPYLAGERAPLWNPDVRGSFFGLTMSHRKEHMIRAALEGVIYNLYTVFLALTECMDSPVTRIQATGGFARSEVWRQMMADIFESQVVVPESYESSCLGACILGLYATGKIDSFDAVSDMVGSTHRHTPIEDSAKEYRKLMPIFINLSRSLENQYTQIADYQRGLITHN from the coding sequence ATGACTAGTTATATGTTAGGAATCGATATCGGCACGACAAGCACAAAAGCTGTGTTGTTCAGTGAAAACGGAGACGTGGTACAGAAAGAAAGCATCGGCTACCCGCTCTATACACCGGACATCTCAACGGCTGAACAAGACCCTGAAGCGATTTTTCAGGCCGTCATCCAAACAACCGCGAGAATCACAAAACAGCATCCGCAAAAACAGATCTCATTCATATCATTCAGCAGCGCCATGCACAGCGTCATCGCAATCGATGAAAATGACCAGCCGCTGACGCCATGCATCACGTGGGCCGACAACCGGAGCGAAGGCTGGGCGCATAAGATCAAAGATGAATTGAATGGGCATGAGGTGTACAAGCGGACAGGAACACCGATCCATCCGATGTCGCCGTTAAGCAAAATCACCTGGATCACGAACGAACAAAAAGAAATCGCTTCCAAAGTAAAAAAATATATCGGCATCAAAGAGTACATTTTCAAACAGCTGTTCAATGAGTATGTAATCGATTACTCCATGGCATCAGCGACAGGCATGATGAACCTGAAAAGCTTGGATTGGGACGAAGAAGCACTGCGCATCGCAGGCATCACGCCGGACCACTTATCAAAACTCGTGCCAACGACTGAAATCTTTCAGCATTGCAGCCCGAAATTAGCGATACAGATGGGAATCGATCCGGAAACACCTTTTGTCATCGGCGCCAGCGACGGCGTGCTGTCCAATCTCGGCGTCAACGCCGTTAAAAAGGGTGAAATTGCCGTCACCATTGGGACAAGCGGTGCTATCCGGACAATTATTGATCAGCCGCAAACTGATGAAAAGGGACGGATTTTCTGCTACGCCTTGACGGACAAGCACTGGGTCATCGGCGGACCGGTAAACAATGGGGGCATCGTGCTTCGCTGGATCAGAGACGAATTTGCCTCTTCCGAAATCGAGACAGCGACACGGCTCGGGATTGATCCATATGACGTGCTGACGAAGATCGCCCAACGCGTCAGACCCGGTTCCGACGGTTTGCTGTTCCACCCATATCTCGCCGGAGAACGCGCTCCGCTGTGGAATCCAGATGTACGCGGCTCATTTTTCGGCCTGACGATGTCGCATAGGAAAGAGCATATGATACGGGCTGCATTAGAGGGGGTCATTTACAACCTGTACACGGTGTTCCTGGCGTTAACCGAATGCATGGATAGCCCGGTAACCCGCATCCAGGCGACAGGGGGATTTGCAAGGTCGGAGGTTTGGCGCCAAATGATGGCGGATATCTTCGAATCACAGGTTGTCGTTCCGGAAAGCTACGAAAGCTCATGTCTTGGCGCCTGCATTTTAGGCCTGTATGCGACAGGAAAAATTGATTCATTCGACGCCGTGTCCGACATGGTCGGCAGCACGCACAGACACACGCCGATCGAAGACTCAGCCAAAGAATATAGAAAATTAATGCCGATTTTCATTAATCTCTCAAGATCATTAGAGAATCAATATACACAAATTGCAGATTATCAGAGAGGCTTAATCACACACAACTAG
- the gntP gene encoding gluconate permease GntP, with product MPLIIVAIGILALLLLIMGLKLNTFISLLIVSFGVALALGMPFDKVVSSIEQGIGGTLGHIALIFGLGAMLGKLIADSGGAQRIAMTLVNKFGEKNIQWAVVIASFIIGIALFFEVGLVLLIPIVFAISRELKISILYLGIPMVAALSVTHGFLPPHPGPTAIAGEYGANIGEVLLYGFMVAVPTVLIAGPLFTKIAKKIVPASFAKSGNIASLGTQKTFKLEETPGFGISVFTAMLPIIIMSIATIIDLLQETIGFADNGVLAFIRLIGNASTAMIISLLVAVYTMGIARNIPIKTVMDSCSAAISQIGMMLLIIGGGGAFKQVLINGGVGDYVADLFKGTALSPIVLAWLIAAILRISLGSATVAALSTTGLVIPLLGQSDVNLALVVLATGAGSVIASHVNDAGFWMFKEYFGLSMKETFATWTLLETIISVAGLGFILLLSLVV from the coding sequence ATGCCATTAATCATCGTTGCAATTGGGATCTTAGCTTTACTGCTTTTGATTATGGGCTTAAAATTAAACACATTTATTTCCTTGCTGATCGTATCGTTCGGCGTGGCATTGGCACTCGGGATGCCGTTCGATAAAGTTGTCAGCTCTATTGAACAAGGAATAGGGGGAACTCTTGGCCACATCGCACTCATCTTCGGGCTCGGTGCGATGCTGGGCAAGCTGATCGCGGATTCTGGAGGCGCACAGCGCATCGCGATGACGCTCGTCAACAAATTCGGCGAGAAAAACATTCAATGGGCCGTTGTCATTGCCTCATTCATTATTGGTATTGCTTTATTTTTTGAAGTAGGATTGGTTCTATTAATTCCGATTGTATTTGCGATTTCAAGAGAATTGAAGATTTCTATTTTATATCTCGGAATTCCGATGGTCGCGGCGCTGTCCGTCACGCACGGTTTCCTGCCGCCGCACCCGGGGCCTACGGCGATTGCCGGTGAGTACGGCGCAAACATCGGGGAAGTGCTGCTGTACGGCTTTATGGTTGCTGTTCCAACAGTGCTCATCGCAGGGCCTTTGTTTACAAAGATCGCGAAAAAAATCGTGCCTGCATCATTTGCGAAAAGCGGCAATATCGCATCACTCGGCACGCAAAAAACGTTCAAGCTTGAGGAGACACCCGGCTTCGGAATCAGCGTCTTTACTGCAATGCTTCCGATTATCATCATGTCGATCGCTACCATTATTGATCTGCTTCAAGAAACAATCGGATTTGCGGATAACGGTGTTTTAGCTTTTATCCGATTGATTGGAAACGCATCGACTGCTATGATTATTTCGTTATTGGTCGCGGTCTACACAATGGGCATCGCACGCAACATTCCGATCAAAACCGTAATGGACTCTTGTTCAGCAGCCATTTCACAAATCGGCATGATGCTTCTGATCATCGGGGGAGGCGGCGCCTTCAAACAAGTGCTGATCAACGGCGGTGTCGGCGATTACGTGGCGGACTTATTCAAAGGTACAGCATTATCGCCAATCGTCTTGGCATGGCTCATCGCGGCGATCCTGCGCATTTCTCTAGGATCAGCCACTGTTGCCGCGCTAAGCACAACCGGACTTGTCATTCCGTTGTTGGGACAATCTGATGTCAACCTGGCATTAGTCGTGCTTGCAACAGGCGCCGGAAGTGTCATCGCTTCCCACGTCAATGACGCCGGCTTCTGGATGTTCAAGGAGTACTTCGGATTAAGCATGAAAGAAACATTTGCCACATGGACGTTGCTGGAAACGATTATTTCGGTTGCTGGACTTGGATTCATATTATTGTTAAGTTTAGTTGTATGA
- the gnd gene encoding decarboxylating NADP(+)-dependent phosphogluconate dehydrogenase has translation MFNTIGVIGLGVMGSNIALNMANKGENVAVYNYTRDLTDQLVQKLDGQSLSPYYKLQDFVQSLEKPRKIFLMVTAGKPVDSVIQSLMPLLEEGDVIMDGGNSHYEDTERRYDELKEKGIGYLGVGISGGEVGALTGPSIMPGGDRDVYDKAAPILTKIAAQVGDDPCCVYIGPKGAGHFTKMVHNGIEYADMQLIAEAYTFLRETLHLPLEEIASIFETWNQGELKSYLIEITAEILRKKDEQTGQPLIDVILDKTGQKGTGKWTSMQAIDNGIPSTIITESLFARYLSSLKEERVAAQDVLAGPEAEEKHFDKDTWVEYVRQALYMGKVCAYAQGFAQYKMSSELYGWNLPLKDIALIFRGGCIIRADFLNVISDAFSERPNLSNLLIAPYFSDKLQGYQTGLRKVVCEGISTGISFPCLTTALTYYDGYRTGRSNANLLQAQRDYFGAHTYERTDMDGVFHTNWQ, from the coding sequence ATGTTCAATACGATTGGTGTCATAGGCTTAGGCGTAATGGGAAGCAATATCGCCTTAAACATGGCAAATAAAGGTGAAAACGTCGCCGTCTATAATTACACCAGAGATTTAACGGACCAACTCGTCCAAAAGCTGGATGGACAATCTCTCAGCCCGTACTACAAGCTGCAGGATTTTGTTCAATCGTTAGAGAAACCAAGAAAAATCTTTCTGATGGTCACAGCGGGAAAACCCGTAGATTCCGTCATCCAATCATTAATGCCTTTGCTTGAAGAAGGCGACGTCATCATGGACGGGGGCAACTCCCACTATGAAGATACAGAAAGAAGATATGACGAGCTGAAGGAAAAAGGCATCGGCTATCTGGGAGTCGGCATTTCCGGCGGCGAAGTAGGCGCATTAACAGGGCCTTCCATCATGCCGGGCGGAGATCGTGACGTCTATGACAAAGCCGCTCCTATCCTGACGAAAATCGCAGCTCAAGTTGGAGACGATCCGTGCTGTGTCTATATCGGTCCAAAAGGGGCAGGGCACTTTACAAAAATGGTGCACAACGGCATTGAGTATGCTGACATGCAGCTGATTGCAGAAGCGTACACGTTTCTGAGAGAAACACTGCACCTGCCGCTCGAAGAAATCGCATCTATTTTTGAAACCTGGAACCAAGGTGAGCTGAAAAGCTATTTAATAGAGATTACAGCTGAGATTTTACGCAAAAAAGACGAACAAACAGGACAGCCTCTGATTGATGTCATCCTTGATAAAACCGGCCAAAAAGGCACCGGAAAATGGACGAGCATGCAGGCGATTGATAACGGCATTCCGTCCACAATCATCACAGAGTCCTTGTTCGCCCGCTACTTGTCTTCCTTAAAAGAAGAACGGGTGGCAGCTCAAGACGTGTTAGCAGGTCCGGAAGCTGAAGAAAAACACTTCGATAAAGACACTTGGGTTGAATACGTCAGACAGGCTCTTTACATGGGGAAAGTATGCGCCTACGCACAAGGCTTTGCCCAATACAAAATGTCATCTGAGCTTTACGGCTGGAACCTGCCGCTTAAAGACATCGCTTTGATATTCCGTGGCGGCTGCATCATCCGCGCAGATTTCCTAAACGTGATCAGCGACGCATTCAGCGAGCGGCCTAACCTATCAAACCTGCTGATCGCGCCTTATTTCTCAGATAAGCTCCAAGGCTATCAAACAGGCCTGCGAAAAGTTGTTTGCGAGGGCATCAGCACAGGAATCTCATTCCCATGCTTAACCACCGCGCTCACTTATTACGACGGCTACCGCACAGGACGGTCCAATGCGAACCTCTTGCAGGCACAGCGCGATTACTTCGGCGCCCATACGTACGAACGGACAGATATGGACGGCGTTTTCCATACCAATTGGCAGTAA
- the nhaC gene encoding Na+/H+ antiporter NhaC, translating to METDKIKRPSFMYALSMLIAAVSVISIGILVFDAPIQILMFISMLVLIPFMMGLGFTYKQVEKSMMKSMSRALQPGLILLTVGILIGAWIASGTVPTLIYYGIHAISPQFFLVTTLVFCSLVSVATGTSWGTVGTAGVAMMGVGATMGIPAGLTAGAIVSGAYFGDKMSPLSDTTNLAPTVSGGEIFSHIKHMLWTTIPAYIIAAIIYTIVGLRYNSASVNSESVNQLTSYLNETFHLGLVPMIPIVVLIALLMLKKPAIPSIFIGAAVGGVIAMFYQGLSFQDVMNTFYGGYTVESGIDMVDSLLQRGGLSSMLSLIALFLFALGLGGMLAESQVLEALIASFAHKIKHTGTAVFVTIIVSYLTLAIGGSVYFSTVMGGTLMRPIYERLNLKPENLSRVLEDSGTQAAPLIPWTGGGLYTAGALGIATVAYLPFCFLAFITPLVSLFYGITGLTMTKKEKRDKKKAKKLVELEA from the coding sequence TTGGAAACCGATAAGATAAAAAGGCCTTCGTTTATGTATGCACTATCGATGCTGATTGCAGCGGTTAGTGTGATATCAATTGGAATTCTTGTATTTGATGCACCGATTCAAATTCTGATGTTTATCAGCATGCTTGTATTGATCCCGTTTATGATGGGATTGGGGTTTACCTATAAACAAGTAGAAAAATCGATGATGAAATCGATGAGCAGGGCACTGCAGCCTGGGCTGATACTTCTAACCGTCGGGATTTTAATCGGCGCATGGATCGCGTCAGGGACAGTACCTACATTAATTTATTACGGTATACACGCGATTTCACCACAATTCTTTTTAGTCACAACTTTAGTTTTTTGTTCATTAGTATCTGTCGCAACAGGTACGTCATGGGGAACAGTCGGAACTGCCGGGGTTGCAATGATGGGTGTTGGAGCCACGATGGGGATACCGGCAGGGCTGACTGCCGGCGCTATTGTCAGCGGAGCGTATTTCGGAGATAAAATGTCTCCGCTATCGGATACGACGAACTTAGCCCCTACTGTTTCCGGCGGAGAAATCTTCAGCCATATTAAACACATGCTTTGGACGACAATTCCTGCATATATCATTGCAGCGATCATTTATACGATTGTTGGTTTGCGATACAATTCCGCATCTGTAAATTCAGAAAGTGTCAATCAACTGACGTCTTATTTGAACGAAACATTCCATCTCGGACTTGTGCCAATGATTCCGATTGTTGTTCTCATTGCGCTGTTAATGTTAAAGAAACCAGCGATTCCTTCCATTTTCATTGGGGCAGCTGTTGGCGGCGTTATCGCGATGTTCTATCAAGGCTTGAGTTTTCAAGATGTCATGAATACGTTCTATGGCGGGTATACAGTTGAATCAGGCATTGACATGGTTGATAGCTTGCTTCAACGAGGCGGACTTTCCAGTATGTTGAGCTTAATTGCCTTGTTCTTATTTGCGCTTGGTTTAGGCGGGATGCTTGCGGAGTCACAAGTATTAGAAGCGTTGATTGCTTCTTTTGCCCATAAAATTAAGCATACAGGGACGGCTGTTTTTGTGACCATCATTGTGAGTTATCTTACACTTGCAATCGGCGGATCTGTATACTTCTCAACGGTTATGGGCGGAACATTGATGAGACCGATTTATGAACGCTTAAACTTAAAACCTGAAAACCTGTCGCGCGTGTTAGAAGATTCAGGAACACAAGCTGCACCGCTTATTCCATGGACTGGCGGCGGTCTATATACAGCTGGAGCCTTAGGGATAGCAACAGTCGCTTATCTTCCGTTCTGTTTCTTGGCTTTCATCACGCCCTTGGTTTCTCTTTTCTATGGAATCACTGGATTGACGATGACAAAAAAAGAAAAGCGGGACAAAAAGAAAGCAAAAAAACTTGTAGAATTAGAGGCATAA
- the ahpC gene encoding alkyl hydroperoxide reductase subunit C — MSLIGKEVQPFEAKAFKNGEFIDVTNESLKGQWSVFCFYPADFSFVCPTELEDLQNQYAALKELGVEVYSISTDTHFVHKGWHDSSEKIGKITYAMIGDPSQTISRNFDVLDEESGLADRGTFIIDPDGVIQTVEINAGGIGRDASNLISKVKAAQYVRQNPGEVCPAKWEEGGETLTPSLDLVGKI, encoded by the coding sequence ATGTCTTTAATTGGAAAAGAAGTACAACCATTCGAAGCGAAAGCATTCAAAAACGGTGAATTCATCGATGTAACAAACGAGTCTCTGAAAGGCCAATGGAGCGTATTCTGCTTCTACCCAGCAGATTTCTCTTTCGTATGTCCAACTGAGCTTGAAGATCTTCAAAACCAATACGCTGCACTTAAAGAATTAGGTGTTGAAGTATACTCTATCTCTACAGATACTCACTTCGTACACAAAGGCTGGCATGACAGCTCTGAAAAAATCGGCAAAATCACTTACGCAATGATCGGTGATCCTTCTCAAACGATCTCTCGCAATTTTGACGTATTAGATGAAGAATCTGGTCTAGCTGACCGCGGAACATTCATCATCGATCCAGACGGCGTTATCCAAACTGTTGAAATCAATGCAGGCGGTATCGGCCGTGATGCAAGCAACCTGATCAGCAAAGTAAAAGCAGCACAATACGTTCGTCAAAATCCAGGTGAAGTTTGCCCGGCTAAATGGGAAGAAGGCGGCGAAACTCTTACACCTAGCCTTGACCTAGTAGGTAAAATCTAA
- the ahpF gene encoding alkyl hydroperoxide reductase subunit F — MVLDANIKAQLNQYMQLIENDIVLKVSAGEDDISKDMLALVDELASMSSKITVEKAELNRTPSFSVNRVGEDTGVTFAGIPLGHEFTSLVLALLQVSGRSPKVDQKVIDQVKKISGEYHFESYISLTCHNCPDVVQALNMMSVLNPNITHTMIDGAAYKAEVESKNIMAVPTVYLNGESFGSGRMTLEEILAKMGSGADASEFADKEPFDVLVVGGGPAGASAAIYTARKGIRTGVVAERFGGQVLDTMSIENFISVKATEGPKLAASLEEHVKEYDIDVMNLQRAKRLEKKDLFELELENGAVLKSKTVILSTGARWRNVNVPGEQEFKNKGVAYCPHCDGPLFEGKDVAVIGGGNSGIEAAIDLAGIVKHVTVLEFAPELKADEVLQKRLYSLPNVTVVKNAQTKEITGDQTVNGITYVDRETDEEKHVELQGVFVQIGLVPNTDWLDETVERNRIGEIIVDKHGATSVPGLFAAGDCTDSAFNQIIISMGSGATAALGAFDYLIRN, encoded by the coding sequence TTGGTACTTGATGCAAATATCAAAGCACAATTAAATCAATACATGCAGCTTATTGAGAATGACATTGTTCTCAAAGTGAGCGCAGGTGAAGATGACATTTCTAAGGACATGCTGGCTCTCGTTGATGAGCTGGCTTCCATGTCATCTAAAATCACAGTTGAAAAAGCTGAATTAAACAGAACGCCAAGCTTCAGTGTCAATCGTGTTGGAGAAGATACTGGCGTTACATTCGCCGGTATCCCTCTGGGCCACGAATTTACATCCTTGGTTTTGGCGCTGCTCCAAGTAAGCGGCAGATCGCCTAAGGTAGACCAAAAAGTCATTGATCAGGTGAAGAAGATCAGCGGTGAATACCACTTTGAATCTTATATCAGCCTGACATGCCACAACTGTCCTGATGTTGTACAAGCCTTAAACATGATGAGCGTGCTCAACCCGAACATTACGCACACGATGATCGACGGTGCAGCATATAAAGCAGAAGTTGAAAGCAAAAACATCATGGCAGTGCCGACCGTTTACCTGAATGGCGAATCCTTCGGAAGCGGCCGTATGACGCTTGAAGAAATTCTTGCGAAAATGGGCAGCGGCGCAGACGCATCCGAGTTTGCAGACAAAGAGCCGTTTGACGTTCTTGTTGTCGGAGGCGGACCGGCTGGGGCAAGTGCAGCGATCTACACTGCGCGTAAAGGCATCCGCACCGGTGTCGTCGCTGAGCGCTTCGGCGGACAGGTTCTCGATACAATGAGCATCGAAAACTTCATCAGCGTCAAAGCGACAGAAGGACCGAAGCTTGCTGCAAGCCTTGAAGAGCATGTGAAGGAATATGATATTGATGTCATGAACCTTCAGCGCGCAAAACGCCTTGAGAAGAAAGATCTGTTCGAACTTGAACTCGAAAACGGCGCTGTCCTGAAAAGCAAAACAGTGATCCTATCAACAGGTGCCCGCTGGCGCAATGTCAACGTACCTGGTGAACAAGAGTTCAAAAACAAAGGTGTCGCGTACTGCCCGCACTGTGATGGGCCATTGTTTGAAGGCAAAGACGTAGCGGTCATTGGCGGAGGAAACTCTGGAATCGAGGCTGCTATCGATCTCGCAGGCATCGTCAAACACGTCACTGTGCTTGAGTTTGCACCTGAACTGAAAGCTGACGAAGTCCTGCAAAAACGCCTCTACAGCCTGCCTAACGTCACTGTCGTGAAAAACGCACAAACGAAAGAAATCACAGGCGATCAAACCGTAAACGGCATCACATACGTTGACCGTGAAACAGACGAAGAAAAACACGTTGAACTCCAAGGTGTATTCGTGCAAATCGGTCTCGTGCCAAACACAGATTGGTTAGATGAAACGGTTGAACGCAACCGCATCGGCGAAATCATCGTCGACAAGCACGGCGCGACAAGCGTTCCAGGCTTATTTGCTGCCGGCGACTGCACAGACAGCGCGTTTAATCAAATCATTATTTCGATGGGATCAGGTGCAACTGCCGCTCTCGGCGCGTTTGATTACCTTATCCGCAATTAA